In a genomic window of Melopsittacus undulatus isolate bMelUnd1 chromosome 1, bMelUnd1.mat.Z, whole genome shotgun sequence:
- the ABITRAM gene encoding protein Abitram: MAAAARGGAERYFTRWYKPDVKGRPCEDFCVLQHSNRICVITLAEAHPLLQNGKTIKSINYQISANCSRLQNKVSGKSKRGAQFLTELAPLCRISSTDDEEYTIYSCIRGRLIEVNENILSNPTILQEKPSTEGYIAVVLPKFEESKSITQGLLTQKEYEEVLLKRLNSSS; encoded by the exons atggcggcggcggcgcggggcggTGCGGAGCGGTACTTTACGCGCTGGTATAAGCCAG ACGTGAAGGGGCGGCCGTGCGAAGActtctgtgtgctgcagcactCCAACAG aatCTGTGTCATCACCTTGGCAGAAGCCCATCCTCTTCTTCAGAatggaaaaacaattaaaagcatTAATTACCAAATCAGTGCCAACTGTAGCAGACTCCAGAATAAAGTCTCTGGGAAGTCAAAAAGG GGAGCTCAGTTTTTAACAGAACTTGCCCCTCTGTGCAGGATATCTTCAACAGATGATGAGGAATACACCATTTATAG TTGTATACGAGGGCGACTGATAGAAGTGAATGAAAATATTCTTAGCAATCCCACTATCCTGCAAGAAAAG CCATCAACTGAGGGATACATTGCAGTGGTTCTACCCAAATTCGAAGAAAGCAAGAGTATAACTCAAGGACTTCTGACACAGAAGGAGTACGAGGAAGTTTTGTTGAAACGTCTTAATTCTTCTTCATGA